In a genomic window of Armatimonas rosea:
- a CDS encoding DUF1559 domain-containing protein, whose protein sequence is MNRRAFTLIELLVVIAIIAILAAILFPVFAQAREKARQTNCLSNTKQLGLGILMYTQDYDETMVVGGVNRCNAYTTRWYRTIYPYLKNVGVTSCPSKNFTTVFSAGATTPCPQPPGPSNSGGYGINQNLTNFDTSSALGPRVNRPAVTLPAISTPASTFLIIDGAQCNNSVTGNTNPLSWGALQTGPSDWQVTPPGFWDGVTPAGMSSVRYSEVDSASNEARRPIFRHNEGACVVYCDGHAKWTTAEGFLGIKQFGLGGYPYGHANNSWDNL, encoded by the coding sequence ATGAATCGTCGTGCATTTACGCTCATTGAGCTTCTTGTGGTGATCGCGATTATCGCGATCCTCGCCGCCATCCTCTTTCCTGTCTTTGCCCAAGCGCGTGAGAAAGCCCGCCAGACCAACTGCTTGAGCAATACAAAACAGCTTGGCCTCGGCATTCTTATGTACACGCAGGACTACGATGAGACAATGGTCGTCGGTGGGGTGAACCGCTGCAATGCCTACACTACGCGCTGGTACCGTACGATCTACCCGTATCTGAAGAATGTGGGTGTCACATCGTGTCCTAGTAAGAACTTCACCACGGTTTTTAGTGCGGGGGCAACAACTCCCTGCCCTCAGCCCCCTGGCCCAAGCAACTCAGGCGGCTATGGAATCAACCAGAACCTCACGAACTTCGATACCTCATCGGCGCTCGGACCGCGTGTGAACCGTCCTGCGGTCACCTTGCCTGCCATCAGCACCCCTGCCTCGACATTCCTCATTATCGATGGGGCACAGTGCAACAACTCCGTCACCGGAAATACGAACCCGCTCTCCTGGGGGGCGCTCCAGACCGGCCCGAGCGACTGGCAGGTGACCCCGCCTGGGTTTTGGGACGGAGTGACTCCTGCGGGGATGAGCTCTGTTCGCTATTCCGAGGTGGACTCTGCCTCAAATGAGGCGCGCCGACCGATCTTTCGCCATAACGAAGGCGCCTGCGTTGTCTACTGTGATGGACATGCAAAGTGGACGACCGCCGAAGGTTTCCTAGGGATAAAACAGTTTGGTTTGGGGGGCTATCCCTACGGTCACGCGAACAACTCCTGGGATAATCTCTAA
- a CDS encoding CAP domain-containing protein gives MRGPLLAALLCLLPAPHQTLWEGSEPRPQGKTPLERPPLVWQMRPRGGAQLRRIQMRVNGTPIPTRYDNDTQSIVGEPSEPLPLGVLKATCEVWLSNDKGVDMEWSFTRVPAPPPAPAPDQAQQEAIAQVNRLRRAALLPDMQAQPALCLAAARHSRYLLANKLALTHEQTEGKPEFYGKDPDARAERAGFFESCYEVIAQAPQAALSIQNLLDAPYHRAALLQPGAFAAGVGIAGDRVTLLCAQSPIHEVVAYPADGQLDVPTEWHDSESPDPLRAYPEAPRVVGYPVTLHLYGITEKPDLREATLTGPDGQLVPCYVNTPSNDDELDDMLLLIPKQPLLPLSSYRATLVVKEAGGRELTRSWQFTTGKAPVTVPVAKPAPVVKQPPPPPAKKKKK, from the coding sequence GTGAGAGGGCCCCTGCTCGCGGCGCTCCTCTGCCTGCTTCCCGCGCCGCACCAGACCCTCTGGGAGGGCTCCGAGCCCCGCCCACAAGGCAAGACGCCCCTAGAGAGGCCCCCGCTTGTCTGGCAGATGCGGCCGCGCGGAGGCGCACAGCTCCGACGGATTCAGATGCGGGTCAATGGGACTCCTATCCCTACACGCTACGACAACGACACCCAGAGCATTGTCGGGGAGCCCAGCGAGCCACTGCCCCTCGGGGTGCTAAAAGCAACCTGCGAGGTCTGGCTCTCCAACGACAAGGGGGTCGATATGGAGTGGAGCTTCACCCGTGTCCCCGCGCCGCCCCCCGCGCCCGCACCCGACCAAGCCCAGCAGGAGGCGATCGCGCAGGTGAACCGACTTCGTCGCGCAGCCCTCCTCCCGGACATGCAGGCCCAGCCCGCGCTCTGCCTCGCCGCCGCGCGCCACAGCCGCTACCTGCTCGCCAACAAGCTCGCACTCACCCACGAGCAGACCGAGGGCAAGCCAGAGTTCTACGGCAAAGACCCCGATGCACGCGCCGAGCGCGCCGGTTTCTTTGAGTCCTGCTACGAGGTAATCGCCCAAGCGCCGCAGGCCGCACTCTCCATTCAAAACCTGCTCGATGCACCCTACCACCGCGCGGCCCTCCTCCAGCCGGGAGCATTTGCCGCGGGCGTGGGAATTGCCGGCGACCGGGTGACCTTGCTCTGTGCCCAGAGCCCGATCCATGAGGTGGTCGCCTACCCCGCCGATGGCCAGCTCGATGTCCCCACCGAGTGGCACGACTCCGAGAGCCCCGACCCGCTCCGTGCCTATCCCGAGGCCCCACGCGTGGTCGGCTACCCCGTGACCCTACACCTCTACGGCATCACCGAGAAGCCTGACCTACGCGAGGCAACCCTGACCGGCCCCGATGGCCAGCTCGTGCCGTGCTATGTCAACACGCCCAGCAACGACGATGAGCTCGACGATATGTTGCTATTGATCCCCAAGCAGCCGCTCCTCCCCCTAAGTAGCTACCGCGCGACCCTAGTGGTCAAGGAGGCAGGTGGCCGTGAGCTCACCCGCTCCTGGCAGTTCACGACCGGGAAAGCTCCTGTCACGGTGCCTGTTGCGAAACCGGCTCCTGTGGTCAAGCAACCGCCACCACCACCGGCAAAGAAGAAAAAGAAATGA
- a CDS encoding fibronectin type III domain-containing protein: protein MMSSVKLHLQNLPIAEKLALARRILAKVNGNPDLPQTQALLAETTALVEALEAAETKAQGSRQQAIADTLARDAQEKVVDRGLRLLAEAVEKETGGDAAKIHGAGKSGWRMGGVSTKSRHDIQGLASGPRYHVRVAAIGAAGQSPFSDAIDKIAP, encoded by the coding sequence ATGATGAGTTCGGTCAAACTACACCTTCAGAACCTCCCGATTGCCGAGAAACTTGCCCTGGCGCGGCGTATTCTCGCTAAAGTTAACGGCAACCCCGACCTACCCCAAACGCAGGCGCTCTTAGCGGAGACAACCGCCCTTGTCGAGGCGCTAGAGGCCGCAGAGACCAAGGCGCAGGGGTCGCGGCAGCAGGCAATTGCGGATACTCTGGCGCGGGATGCACAGGAGAAAGTCGTGGACCGGGGACTGCGGCTCCTGGCGGAGGCGGTGGAGAAGGAGACCGGGGGCGATGCGGCCAAGATCCATGGGGCGGGCAAGAGCGGCTGGCGCATGGGCGGGGTGAGCACAAAGTCGCGCCACGATATTCAGGGGCTGGCCAGCGGGCCGCGCTACCATGTCCGAGTCGCGGCGATTGGGGCCGCCGGACAGAGCCCCTTCAGCGATGCCATCGATAAGATCGCACCTTAG
- the srlD gene encoding sorbitol-6-phosphate dehydrogenase, translated as MRLEGKSAIVTGAAQGLGEALAQRLADEGCSVLLADMSEEKALAAAEKIGKGAIGMRADVTSPTDCDAMVARAVAAFGKLDILIANAGILIAGDVCEFDPEKWRKVIDVNLNGYFISAQAACKQMAQQKSGCIVQINSKSGKKGSFRNSAYAASKFGGIGLTQSLALDMAPHGVRVNCVCPGNLLDGTLWQDSLFAQYAQTQGLTIEQVRAKYESQVPLGRGATYNDIAGVVVFLCTDDAGYMTGQALNVTGGQEMR; from the coding sequence ATGCGACTTGAAGGTAAATCGGCGATTGTGACGGGGGCGGCGCAGGGGCTCGGGGAGGCGCTGGCGCAGCGCTTGGCCGACGAAGGCTGCTCCGTGCTGCTGGCGGACATGAGCGAGGAGAAGGCGCTCGCGGCGGCGGAGAAGATCGGCAAGGGAGCGATCGGGATGCGCGCTGATGTCACCAGCCCCACGGACTGTGACGCGATGGTCGCTCGCGCGGTCGCGGCGTTTGGCAAGTTAGATATTCTGATCGCCAATGCGGGGATTCTGATCGCCGGCGATGTCTGTGAATTCGATCCCGAGAAGTGGCGCAAGGTCATCGATGTGAACTTAAACGGCTACTTTATCTCGGCGCAGGCAGCGTGCAAGCAGATGGCGCAACAGAAATCTGGGTGCATTGTCCAGATCAACTCCAAGTCCGGCAAGAAGGGCAGTTTCCGCAACTCCGCCTACGCCGCCAGCAAGTTTGGGGGAATCGGCCTGACCCAGAGCCTCGCGCTGGACATGGCGCCGCATGGGGTGCGGGTGAACTGTGTCTGCCCCGGAAACCTGCTCGATGGCACCCTCTGGCAGGACTCTCTCTTTGCCCAGTATGCCCAGACCCAGGGCCTCACGATCGAGCAGGTGCGCGCCAAGTACGAGTCGCAGGTGCCGCTGGGCCGTGGGGCGACCTACAACGATATCGCGGGGGTCGTGGTCTTTCTCTGCACCGACGATGCCGGCTACATGACAGGTCAGGCGCTCAATGTGACCGGTGGGCAGGAGATGCGGTGA